GCCTCATGGGACATCCAAGGAGCTGCCACCATGTCCATGGTCTCCAAGGACACGAAATCCACccagccaggagccaccagctccagcaccacaggctgggacagtgcCACAACACCTGGAAGCCACATCTCCAGGTACCTGGAAGAACCTGGAGATGTGGCTCGCCACTGTAGTAGCACGTCCCCATCCCTTGGTGGCATCCACATGCTACCACCAGGAGAAGctttagagaaaacaaaaccacatttatTGAGGAGAAAGGGGCTCTGGTCCCACCTCGCCCTGTTTCTCAGTCTCCCTGAGGACCAGGGCTCCCACCACGCTCTGCAGCTCAACCTGGAAGGGACACCTCTGCCTTGGTGGCCTCTGTCCCCGCCGGGGTCTGCCCAGGCGCCAGGTGGTCagggccagccccagcagcccccccaGCACAGCGACCACCAGCATGGCACTGCCCACCAGGGCCAGCCCGGCCAGCAGGAGCCTCTTCACCGTCTGGCATGGCGCTGGGGATGGCAAAGAACACACCTGGGAGTCAGAGGGGGGTTCAGCACAAGAggtgggggttttggggagatGGCAGAGGGTTGAGGTGTCCCTCACCTTTGTACCATGGCACCTTTTCCTGTACCAGCACTGGTCCAACAGTCTCCCAGTGGAGTGCCCCTtctcctgggaatgctgtggaAGGATATCTCCAATGCAGTCCATCCCAGGTCCAGGAGCCCTCCCAAGACCCCAAAACAATGTGGGGCCAACCCTGTCCCACCCCCAGTACCTGGCATGTCTCCACGGAGGGTGTCAGCAGGGGGACAGCCGGTGTCACAGCAGTAGCACGCGGCACTCCGGGCAGGGTCCTCCGCGTTGtgccagctgggagaggagagaagtgggggggggggggggggggaggggcggctCTAGGGGTCCCCAGACTCCACCACAAGTCCCACGTGGTGCCACCCAGAGATGTCCCCCAGGAAGGACCTTCCCAACACATCTGCAGCATGAGGGAGCTGAGACCAGCGATGCCACCAGCTGCCATCGAATAAGAGGTGGCATTTAAACCGCAGTGAGTTGACTCGGTCCTCCCAGGTGGGTCCCCGCCCCAGAAGTGGGTTCTGCCCCCAACACACTGATGGGGTGCTTGTGCCCCAGGGCACCCAGCGTACCTGGCTGTGGCGTGGCTGTAGAAGCAGGACCTGGTGGCCAGTCCTTGTCCCCGTGCCATCAGCAGGCAGTGCACGTAGACCTGCTGAGACACCACATCCTTCCTCAGGGACCCTGCTCTCCTTCCACACAACCTCGTGGGGCTGAGGCCACCCCAGCCAGAGCAGAACATCCCAGAAGGGACGCTTTGGGATGCCCAGGTCATCCTCCTCCCTAGGACCTCCATCCCACCATCAAGGGCATCATCCTGACCTCACCTGCTCTTCCTCGGGCTCACCCTCCAGCGtgggggctgggatggagagcTGGAGGACAGACCCCCCTCTCTGGTGCTGGACAGACACATTCCCCAGCTTCTCCCCGTGCAGGCATCTGTGGCAGGAGAGTGACACAGGGACATTCTGGGGCTGTCTCCAGGCTCTGGACGTCCCTCTCCATCAGGACATCCTGCAGGACCCCAGGGTACCTGGTGAAGGAGCCCCTACTTCCCGCCCCACCAGCACTGACCCACGGCTGTTCACCACCATGAAGACCCTCCTGGAGTGTCCTGGCTGCTCCGTGGTGGTCCCGTAGCACTGATCCACGTGGATCTTCATGGAGATGCTGGGACTGAAGTGGACACTGGCTTCCAAGTGGATCATAGAGCCGGGGCTGAGCACTGGCAGCTTCTCGGTGGCACTGGAATCCTCTGAGGAGATGCGTGGGTTCAGTGGGACACCCCTAAGGCTGTCCcatcagggacagggacaccagACATATCCCAGACCACCACTCACCAGTGTCTTAGCCCCCATCCCTACAGCTTCCCCCTTTCAGAGCCCACCCCCTGTCCTGGTTCTGCCCCCCAGGCCTggcttccctgctctccagagcTACAGCACCTTCCTGGATCCCTCCATGGAGCTGAGAGGGACCATGTCACCCATCAGGGGCAGAGctgacccccaaaccccattGTGGTATCAGGCACAGGATTGGGAACATCTCAAAGCACCACCATCCAAAGCCCTACACCCTCCACAAGGACAGGGGGGAGTTCTTGCAGGGACAGCCATCTTTCCTGGTGGTCCTAGCACTGGGGCGAGCCAGGAGAAGGCACTGACTGCTGCTGGTTGAGCCCAAGGATCTTGGCTGGACCCATCTCATGGTCTCACCCCCAGAGCACTCACCATCCAGGAGCCTCAAGGCAAAGTTCATGATGGGTTCCTCAGAGTGGGGGTGAGCAGGaaccctccctgtccccatgcctGAGAACATCACTGGAGCTGTCATCGTGCGACCAGGGGGCTTTGAGGCAGCTGGAGCCATGGTGGTCCCTGCAAGGGGAGGGCTGAGCCAGCAGTAGCATGTCccagacacagcagggacatcTAGGTCCTCAGGTATCCCCAGGACTTGTTGGGGACAGgtggcagcagcacaaaggcagGCAGAGCACCCAGGAGCACATCAAGGgctcctctgtccccagccccaccccagcAGGAATTCACCAGGAGTGTTCCCAGCACCATGACCCTgaccagggctggggacagacCAGGAGCTGCCCATGGAGTGGGAcaccactgccaccagccaCAGACTCCACCAGTGCCTCTCATCCCCCCACCAGCCCAATCAGGTCTCACCAGCCCTGCTAGGACCTGGGGGAGCTCCTGGCAGCCCCTTGCCCCAACCCTCAGAGCTTGGGATCATTTTAGGAAGGCTCCTCTCCATCAGGACAGCCCCCAGGTTGTCTCCATCAGGAACCAGCACTGGGCAAAACAAGGGGCACCCACCACCCACCTCCTCCAGTACAACCAGTGGGGGGACTGAAGGAGGGTCCCAGCCCCACTCACCTgccacccccagcacagccccacacacCAGCACCAaccagcacagctccatccccagTAAGCAGTATCCCCACCCCACCAGCTGGGGGTCTTTAAGGACTTGGGGCTGGGTGTCAATGGGCCCCAGCTGGCACTGATGGGGTTGGGGGCTTTGCTTGGTCTCTGCAGCCACCGGCAGCTCCACACCTGGGGCTGGTCCCACCCCCCACACCTTCCCAGTCCCACCACAAGAGTCTGTGCCCATCTTCCAGTCCCCATTCTGTCCCACAGTCCCAGTGCCACCATTCAGACTGGTCCTGCAGGTGGTCCTGAGCATGATCCCATACCCACCAGTTATTCCTGGTCCCATACTCAGCAATCagtcctgttcccagctgtgGTGCTGGTCACCCATGTAGCTGTTGTGGTCCTGGTCTTCACCAAGGCCCAGATCCCACCACAAGGTCCCATCTCCACCAGTTAGTCCTGGCCCTGTGCGTGGTGCTGGTCCCACTATGTTCTTTTACTCCTGCACATGGTCCTGGTCCAACCAGTTTGCCCTGGTCCCAGTTCACCACATGGTCTGGTCCCATCACTCAGCCTTGGTCCCTTGGATGTCCCTGCTCCCAACTCGTGAGACACATGGTCCTAGGCCCACCACAGTTTTGACCCCACCATGGTCATGATCCCATGGATGATCCCGGTCCCACCATCGAGCCCCAGGCCCCAGTACCCCTCCTTGTCCCATCATAGTCCTGCTTCTCCAGGACAGGATGTCccacctgggagcagcagtttggtcacagccaggacagagaCCTGGTAAAGTGCCTGTGTCCCTGGGTCTTGCCTGTCTCAGGTGTCCCCACCACAGCCCCAACGCCCCACCACAGGCCTCCTCTGAGTGGGCTGAACTGGTGGCCTGGGTGCAGAGGGAGCGTGGAGAAGTCCCAGTGCAAGTCCCATGGCCACTCCTGAAATGGGGTGCCCGCCACTGACAGTGGAGCTGGGACGTGGTGACGCGAGTGGCTTTTGTCACCACTGATGGCTGTCCCATGGCTCTGGTGTCCCTGGGAAGCCAGCAGATCTTCCTGGGGGCATCTGCACACCATGGGGATGTCCCCCAGCACCCAAaagggacactggggacagacCCAGGCACCCCACTCGCACTGGGGTCTCATTCCTCGGCACTgcctgggggacacggggccccccacccccagtggTGATGGGGACAGTGGTGCCAGGGCCCTGGGGAGCTCCCAGGCGGAGCAAGGACTGGCTGAGCATCCTGCTGGGGCTGTAAGGACATCCTcaccccatccatcccatcctggagaAGAAGGAGACGACTGGAGACCAGCTGGACCATCCTTATGTTAAAAACTGCCAAATATACAACTATATTACAAAAGtaaattgttttttttatttctggtctTTACAGAAGGAGCCAAACACAGGTGGGGGGACAAGGAGGTCCTTGTGCTGGGGGGGAGGCTCAGCCACAGGTGCCACCTCTGTGCCCAGCCAGGGCCACTCTCAGCAGGACGCGGTGTCACCAGTgtcatccagcccagctgggacGCACAAGGTTTGTCCCCAAGGCACGGTGGGGACTGGGGGGGCCATCCCCCTGCCCTCAGGATCCCCACTGTGCCCAGGATGGCATCACGGGGACAGTCCCACTGCACCCACTCCCATCTCCTCCCCACGCCAGTTGTCACTAGACCATGTTGGCCTTTTGGGATGTCCCCTGTGGGCCATGGGGCCCTCTAACCAGGATGAtggggggcggggagggggtgCCCTTTGCCATGGGAACTTGTTGATAAAggctggggtttttggggtgggtttcCCAATCTCCAAATGGCTCCGGGTGGCCCTGGGTCACAGCCTGCCATGGAGTGATGGCTGTGGGCGGGCTGAGAAGGTGCTGCACTCATCACACCCATGGGCTGGAGCAGTGCAGCAGGTTCTGACACTCTcacaaccccaaaaccagcagggTGATTTGAGGAGCCCCTGGAGGGTCGAGTTCCCTGTGGGCATCTCTGCCCACCCCGGGCAAGGGGACCGTCTGCCACTGCtatcccagcacatccctgcctgcacccagcaACCTGGTGATAGATGTCCTGCTCCCGCTGTGACGAGGCCACATCCTTCACAAAtccctcctccagcctttccGTGGGGAAGGAAGAAGTG
The DNA window shown above is from Corvus hawaiiensis isolate bCorHaw1 chromosome 18, bCorHaw1.pri.cur, whole genome shotgun sequence and carries:
- the LOC125335367 gene encoding zona pellucida sperm-binding protein 3-like gives rise to the protein MAPAASKPPGRTMTAPVMFSGMGTGRVPAHPHSEEPIMNFALRLLDEDSSATEKLPVLSPGSMIHLEASVHFSPSISMKIHVDQCYGTTTEQPGHSRRVFMVVNSRGCLHGEKLGNVSVQHQRGGSVLQLSIPAPTLEGEPEEEQVYVHCLLMARGQGLATRSCFYSHATASWHNAEDPARSAACYCCDTGCPPADTLRGDMPAFPGEGALHWETVGPVLVQEKVPWYKAPCQTVKRLLLAGLALVGSAMLVVAVLGGLLGLALTTWRLGRPRRGQRPPRQRCPFQVELQSVVGALVLRETEKQGEVGPEPLSPQ